A window of Streptomyces sp. SAI-127 contains these coding sequences:
- a CDS encoding quinone-dependent dihydroorotate dehydrogenase, with protein MYKIFFNLVFKRLDPEKAHHLAFRWIRLAARVPVLRTFVAAALAPRYKELRTEAFGLRMHGPFGLAAGFDKNAVAIDGMAMLGFDHIEIGTVTGEAQPGNPKKRLFRLVQDRALINRMGFNNEGSLAVAARLASREPVFKTVVGVNIGKTKAVPETEAIGDYVKSAERLAPYADYLVVNVSSPNTPGLRNLQAVDHLRPLLTAVREAADRRVASRRVPLLVKIAPDLADEDVDAVADLAVELGLDGIIATNTTIAREGLGLKSGPALVKETGGLSGAPLKARSLEVLRRLYARVGDRITLVGVGGVQDAEDAWQRILAGATLVQGYSAFIYEGPFYARGLHKGLAARLRTSPYATLADAVGADVRKTTV; from the coding sequence ATGTACAAGATCTTCTTCAACCTCGTCTTCAAACGCCTGGACCCCGAGAAGGCCCATCACCTGGCCTTCCGGTGGATCCGCCTCGCCGCCCGCGTCCCCGTCCTGCGCACGTTCGTCGCGGCCGCCCTCGCACCCCGCTACAAGGAGCTGCGCACCGAGGCCTTCGGGCTGCGCATGCACGGACCCTTCGGCCTCGCAGCGGGCTTCGACAAGAACGCGGTCGCCATCGACGGCATGGCGATGCTGGGCTTCGACCACATCGAGATCGGCACGGTGACGGGGGAGGCCCAGCCGGGCAATCCCAAGAAGCGGCTGTTCCGCCTCGTGCAGGACCGCGCGCTCATCAACCGCATGGGCTTCAACAACGAGGGCTCGCTGGCCGTGGCGGCCCGCCTGGCCTCCCGTGAGCCTGTTTTCAAGACCGTGGTGGGCGTCAACATCGGCAAGACCAAGGCCGTCCCGGAGACCGAGGCGATCGGCGACTACGTGAAGTCGGCGGAGCGGCTGGCGCCGTACGCCGACTACCTGGTCGTGAACGTGTCGTCACCCAACACGCCCGGCCTGCGCAACCTCCAGGCGGTCGACCATCTGCGGCCGCTCCTGACCGCTGTCCGTGAGGCCGCCGACCGCAGGGTGGCCTCCCGTCGCGTCCCGCTCCTGGTGAAGATCGCGCCCGACCTCGCGGACGAGGACGTCGACGCGGTCGCCGACCTGGCCGTCGAACTCGGCCTGGACGGCATCATCGCCACCAACACGACCATCGCCCGCGAGGGACTCGGCCTGAAATCCGGACCCGCCCTGGTGAAGGAGACGGGCGGCCTCTCCGGAGCACCCCTCAAGGCGCGCTCCCTGGAGGTCCTGAGGCGCCTGTACGCGCGCGTGGGCGACCGGATCACCCTGGTGGGCGTCGGTGGCGTCCAGGACGCCGAGGACGCCTGGCAGCGCATCCTGGCGGGTGCCACGCTGGTCCAGGGCTACAGCGCGTTCATCTACGAGGGTCCGTTTTACGCTCGCGGCCTCCACAAGGGGCTCGCCGCGCGCCTGCGCACGAGCCCGTACGCCACCCTCGCCGACGCGGTCGGCGCCGACGTGAGGAAGACCACGGTATGA
- the pyrF gene encoding orotidine-5'-phosphate decarboxylase codes for MTEPFGARLRRAMDERGPLCVGIDPHASLLTEWGLKDDVAGLERFSRTVVEALSDRVAVFKPQSAFFERFGSRGVAVLEKTVQEARAAGALVLMDAKRGDIGSTMAAYAEAFLRKDSPLFSDALTVSPYLGYGSLSPAIVLARESGAGLFVLALTSNPEGAEVQHAVRADGRNVGATMLAHLAAENTGEEPLGSFGAVVGATLGDLSSYDLDINGPLLAPGVGAQGATPADLPGVFGTAIRNVVPNVSRGVLRHGPDVSALRASAERFADEIRSALPTG; via the coding sequence ATGACCGAGCCCTTCGGCGCCCGCCTGCGCCGAGCCATGGACGAGCGCGGCCCGCTGTGCGTGGGGATCGACCCGCACGCCTCCCTGCTCACCGAGTGGGGTCTGAAGGACGACGTGGCCGGTCTGGAGCGGTTCAGCCGCACGGTCGTGGAGGCGCTGTCCGACCGGGTCGCCGTGTTCAAGCCCCAGAGCGCGTTCTTCGAGCGCTTCGGCTCACGCGGCGTCGCCGTACTGGAGAAGACCGTCCAGGAGGCCCGCGCGGCCGGCGCGCTGGTCCTGATGGACGCCAAGCGCGGTGACATCGGCTCGACCATGGCCGCGTACGCCGAGGCCTTCCTGCGCAAGGACTCCCCGCTGTTCTCGGACGCGCTGACCGTGTCGCCGTACCTCGGTTACGGCTCGCTCTCGCCGGCCATCGTGCTGGCGCGCGAGAGCGGCGCGGGACTGTTCGTGCTCGCGCTGACGTCCAATCCGGAGGGCGCCGAGGTCCAGCACGCCGTCCGCGCGGACGGCCGGAACGTCGGCGCGACCATGCTGGCCCATCTGGCCGCCGAGAACACGGGGGAGGAGCCCCTGGGGTCCTTCGGCGCCGTCGTCGGAGCCACGCTCGGCGATCTGTCGTCCTACGACCTGGACATCAACGGTCCGCTCCTCGCTCCCGGCGTCGGGGCCCAGGGGGCCACTCCGGCCGATCTCCCCGGGGTCTTCGGGACGGCGATCCGCAATGTCGTCCCGAACGTCAGCAGGGGCGTGCTGAGGCACGGTCCCGACGTCAGTGCGCTGCGCGCGTCCGCCGAGCGGTTCGCGGACGAGATCAGGTCCGCGTTGCCGACGGGTTGA
- a CDS encoding integration host factor, which translates to MALPPLTPEQRAAALEKAAAARRERAEVKNRLKHSGASLHEVIKQGQENDVIGKMKVSALLESLPGVGKVRAKQIMERLGISESRRVRGLGSNQIASLEREFGSTGS; encoded by the coding sequence GTGGCTCTTCCGCCCCTTACCCCTGAACAGCGCGCAGCCGCGCTCGAAAAGGCCGCCGCGGCTCGCCGGGAGCGGGCCGAGGTCAAGAATCGACTCAAGCACTCCGGCGCCTCCCTTCACGAGGTCATCAAGCAGGGCCAGGAGAACGACGTCATCGGCAAGATGAAGGTCTCCGCCCTGCTCGAGTCCCTGCCCGGCGTGGGCAAGGTCCGCGCCAAGCAGATCATGGAGCGACTCGGCATCTCCGAGAGCCGTCGTGTACGCGGCCTCGGCTCCAACCAGATCGCTTCGCTGGAGCGTGAGTTCGGCAGCACCGGTTCCTGA
- the gmk gene encoding guanylate kinase, protein MSERPRLTVLSGPSGVGKSTVVAHMRKEHPEVWLSVSATTRKPRPGEKHGVQYFFVTDEEMDKLIANGELLEWAEFAGNRYGTPRAAVLERLEAGEPVLLEIDLQGARQVRESMPDAQLVFLAPPSWEELVRRLTGRGTEPPEVIERRLEAAKVELAAEPEFDVTLVNTSVEEVARELLALMDVV, encoded by the coding sequence ATGAGTGAACGTCCGCGGCTGACCGTGCTCTCCGGCCCCTCAGGGGTCGGCAAGAGCACGGTCGTCGCCCATATGCGCAAGGAACACCCCGAGGTCTGGCTCTCGGTGTCGGCGACGACCCGCAAGCCCCGCCCCGGCGAGAAGCACGGCGTCCAGTACTTCTTCGTCACCGACGAGGAGATGGACAAGCTGATCGCCAACGGTGAGCTGCTGGAGTGGGCGGAGTTCGCCGGCAACCGCTACGGCACGCCGCGTGCGGCCGTGCTGGAGCGGCTGGAGGCGGGTGAGCCCGTCCTGCTGGAGATCGACCTCCAGGGTGCCCGGCAGGTCCGTGAGTCCATGCCGGACGCCCAGCTGGTGTTCCTGGCTCCTCCCTCCTGGGAGGAGCTCGTGCGCAGACTCACCGGACGTGGCACCGAGCCGCCCGAGGTGATCGAACGCCGCCTTGAGGCGGCGAAGGTCGAACTGGCGGCTGAACCCGAGTTCGATGTGACCTTGGTCAACACCTCCGTCGAGGAAGTGGCGCGCGAGCTGCTAGCCTTGATGGATGTGGTGTGA
- the rpoZ gene encoding DNA-directed RNA polymerase subunit omega, producing MSSSISAPEGIINPPIDELLEATDSKYSLVIYAAKRARQINAYYSQLGEGLLEYVGPLVDTHVHEKPLSIALREINAGLLTSEAVEGPAQ from the coding sequence GTGTCCTCTTCCATCTCCGCGCCCGAGGGCATCATCAACCCGCCGATCGACGAGCTCCTCGAGGCCACGGACTCGAAGTACAGCCTCGTGATCTACGCGGCCAAGCGGGCCCGCCAGATCAACGCGTACTACTCGCAGCTCGGTGAGGGCCTGCTTGAGTACGTCGGTCCGCTGGTGGACACCCATGTCCACGAGAAGCCGCTCTCGATCGCCCTGCGTGAGATCAACGCGGGTCTGCTGACGTCCGAGGCCGTCGAAGGCCCGGCGCAGTAG
- the coaBC gene encoding bifunctional phosphopantothenoylcysteine decarboxylase/phosphopantothenate--cysteine ligase CoaBC, with translation MDKPKVVLGVSGGIAAYKACELLRRLTESGHDVRVVPTASALHFVGVATWSALSGKPVSTEVWDDVHEVPHVRIGQHADLVVVAPATADTLARAAHGLADDLLTNTLLTARCPVVFAPAMHTEMWEHPATQENVQTLRRRGAIVIEPAVGRLTGVDTGKGRLPEPAEIFEVCRRVLARGVTEPDLKGRHVVVSAGGTREPLDPVRFLGNRSSGKQGYALARTAAARGARVTLVAANTGMPDPAGVDVVPVGTAVQLREAVLKAAADADAVVMAAAVADFRPQTYAAGKIKKKDGQDPDPIVLVRNPDILAEISAERARPGQVIVGFAAETDDVLANGRTKLRRKGCDLLVVNEVGERKTFGSEENEAVVLGADGSETPVPHGPKEFLAETVWDLVAQRLV, from the coding sequence GTGGACAAGCCGAAGGTCGTGCTGGGGGTCAGTGGCGGCATCGCCGCGTACAAGGCCTGTGAGCTGCTGAGAAGGCTCACGGAGTCCGGCCACGACGTCCGCGTCGTCCCCACCGCCTCCGCACTGCACTTCGTGGGCGTCGCCACCTGGTCCGCCCTCTCCGGCAAACCGGTCTCGACCGAGGTCTGGGACGACGTCCACGAGGTCCCGCACGTCCGCATCGGGCAGCACGCCGACCTTGTGGTCGTGGCCCCGGCGACCGCGGACACCCTCGCCAGGGCGGCGCACGGCCTGGCGGACGATCTCCTCACCAACACCCTCCTGACGGCCCGCTGCCCGGTCGTCTTCGCACCCGCCATGCACACCGAGATGTGGGAGCACCCGGCCACCCAGGAGAACGTGCAGACACTGCGCCGACGCGGTGCGATCGTGATCGAGCCGGCCGTCGGCCGGCTGACCGGCGTCGACACCGGCAAGGGCCGGCTGCCGGAACCCGCCGAGATCTTCGAGGTCTGCCGCCGGGTGCTGGCCCGGGGCGTCACCGAGCCCGACCTCAAGGGCCGGCACGTGGTCGTGAGCGCCGGCGGCACGCGCGAGCCCCTCGACCCCGTCCGGTTCCTCGGCAACCGCTCCTCCGGCAAGCAGGGCTACGCCCTCGCCCGCACCGCGGCCGCGCGCGGCGCCCGGGTCACCCTGGTCGCGGCGAACACCGGTATGCCGGACCCGGCGGGCGTGGATGTCGTCCCCGTGGGGACGGCCGTGCAGCTGCGCGAGGCGGTCCTGAAGGCGGCGGCCGACGCCGACGCGGTCGTCATGGCGGCGGCGGTCGCGGACTTCCGCCCGCAGACGTACGCGGCCGGAAAGATCAAGAAGAAGGACGGTCAGGACCCCGACCCGATCGTCCTGGTGCGGAATCCGGACATCCTCGCCGAGATCTCGGCCGAGCGCGCCCGTCCCGGTCAGGTGATAGTCGGCTTCGCCGCCGAGACCGACGACGTCCTGGCCAACGGTCGTACGAAGCTGCGGCGCAAGGGCTGCGACCTCCTCGTCGTCAACGAGGTGGGCGAGCGCAAGACCTTCGGGTCGGAGGAGAACGAGGCGGTGGTGCTGGGTGCCGACGGCAGCGAGACCCCGGTACCGCACGGTCCGAAGGAGTTCCTGGCCGAAACCGTGTGGGACCTGGTGGCACAGCGCCTCGTGTGA
- the metK gene encoding methionine adenosyltransferase, whose translation MSRRLFTSESVTEGHPDKIADQISDTILDALLKEDPSSRVAVETLITTGLVHVAGEVTTKTYAPIAQLVRDKILEIGYDSSKKGFDGASCGVSVSIGAQSPDIAQGVDTAYENRVEGDEDELDRQGAGDQGLMFGYATDETPTLMPLPIFLAHRLAKRLSEVRKNGTIPYLRPDGKTQVTIEYDGDKAVRLDTVVVSSQHASDIDLDSLLAPDIREFVVEPELKALLDDGIKLDTESYRLLVNPTGRFEIGGPMGDAGLTGRKIIIDTYGGMARHGGGAFSGKDPSKVDRSAAYAMRWVAKNVVAAGLASRCEVQVAYAIGKAEPVGLFVETFGTATIDTEKIEKAIDEVFDLRPAAIIRDLDLLRPIYSLTAAYGHFGRELPEFTWEKTDRVEALKKAAGL comes from the coding sequence GTGTCCCGTCGTCTGTTCACCTCGGAGTCAGTGACCGAGGGCCACCCCGACAAGATCGCTGACCAGATCAGTGACACCATCCTCGACGCGCTCCTCAAGGAGGACCCGTCGTCCCGGGTCGCGGTCGAGACCCTGATCACGACCGGCCTGGTGCACGTGGCCGGTGAGGTCACCACCAAGACCTACGCGCCGATCGCCCAGCTGGTGCGCGACAAGATCCTGGAGATCGGTTACGACTCCTCGAAGAAGGGCTTCGACGGCGCCTCCTGCGGTGTCTCGGTGTCGATCGGCGCGCAGTCCCCGGACATCGCGCAGGGCGTCGACACGGCGTACGAGAACCGGGTCGAGGGCGACGAGGACGAGCTCGACCGCCAGGGCGCGGGCGACCAGGGTCTGATGTTCGGCTACGCGACGGACGAGACCCCCACCCTGATGCCGCTGCCGATCTTCCTGGCGCACCGCCTGGCGAAGCGCCTCTCCGAGGTCCGCAAGAACGGCACCATCCCCTACCTGCGGCCCGACGGCAAGACGCAGGTCACCATCGAGTACGACGGCGACAAGGCCGTCCGTCTCGACACGGTCGTCGTCTCCTCGCAGCATGCCTCCGACATCGACCTGGACTCCCTGCTCGCCCCGGACATCCGCGAGTTCGTCGTGGAGCCGGAGCTGAAGGCGCTCCTGGACGACGGCATCAAGCTGGACACGGAGAGCTACCGTCTCCTGGTCAACCCCACCGGTCGCTTCGAGATCGGCGGCCCGATGGGTGACGCCGGCCTGACCGGCCGCAAGATCATCATCGACACGTACGGCGGCATGGCCCGCCACGGCGGCGGCGCCTTCTCCGGCAAGGACCCGTCCAAGGTGGACCGCTCGGCCGCGTACGCCATGCGCTGGGTCGCCAAGAACGTCGTCGCCGCGGGTCTCGCCTCCCGCTGCGAGGTCCAGGTCGCCTACGCCATCGGCAAGGCCGAGCCCGTGGGCCTGTTCGTGGAGACCTTCGGCACCGCGACGATCGACACCGAGAAGATCGAGAAGGCCATCGACGAGGTCTTCGACCTCCGCCCGGCCGCCATCATCCGCGACCTGGACCTGCTGCGCCCGATCTACTCCCTGACGGCGGCGTACGGCCACTTCGGCCGCGAGCTGCCCGAGTTCACGTGGGAGAAGACGGACCGCGTGGAGGCGCTGAAGAAGGCCGCGGGCCTGTAA
- a CDS encoding primosomal protein N', whose amino-acid sequence MSSENGSVDGGAEGAQPEQLALIRESVRNAKVPRAKPRTWRGAALAKELPVARVLVDKGVLHLDRYFDYAVPEELDADAQPGVRVRVRFGAGRGRVRDGRREGGGLIDGFLVERLAESDYSGPLAALAQVVSPEPVLSEELLGLTRAVADRYAGSLADVLQLAVPPRSARAEQRPSPEPLPPPAAPEVGTWGRYERGDAFLESLASGGAPRAVWNALPGPQWSEELARAVAAALASGRGALVVVPDGRAVARVDAALTSVLGEGRHAVLTADAGPEKRYREWLAVRRGSVRAVVGTRAAMFAPVRDLGLVVLWDDGDDSHSEPHAPQPHAREVLLLRAAQDKCGFLLGSWSCTVEAAQLVESGWARPLVASREQVRAVAPLVRTVGDQDLARDEAARAARLPTLAWQAVREGLRHGPVLVQVPRRGYVPRMACANCREPARCRHCAGPLEGQESGAALRCGWCGREEGAWHCPECGGFRLRAQVVGARRTAEELGRAFPAVPVRTSGREHVLDTVPGAPALVVSTPGAEPVAEGGYAAALLLDGWAMLGRPDLRAGEDALRRWIGASALVRPQEAGGTVVVVAEPTQRPVQALVRWDPVGHAVRELGERAELGFPPVSRMAAVSGTGDALSEFLAAVELPGEAEVLGPVPLPVTVAGGPRRVGAPPVGERWERVLVRVPPGRGAALASALKSAQATRMARGGNGAEGAVWVRIDPPDIG is encoded by the coding sequence GTGAGCAGCGAGAACGGGTCCGTGGACGGTGGCGCCGAAGGAGCGCAGCCCGAGCAGCTTGCCTTGATTCGGGAGAGTGTGAGGAACGCCAAGGTGCCGCGGGCCAAGCCGCGGACGTGGCGGGGGGCCGCGTTGGCCAAGGAGCTGCCGGTCGCGCGGGTGCTGGTGGACAAGGGGGTGCTGCATCTTGACCGGTACTTCGACTACGCCGTGCCCGAGGAGCTCGACGCGGATGCACAGCCGGGGGTGCGGGTGCGGGTGCGGTTCGGGGCCGGACGTGGGCGGGTCCGGGACGGGCGGCGTGAGGGCGGGGGGCTGATCGACGGGTTTCTCGTCGAGCGGCTTGCCGAGTCGGACTACTCCGGGCCGCTGGCGGCGCTCGCTCAGGTCGTCTCGCCGGAGCCGGTACTCAGTGAGGAGCTTCTGGGGCTCACTCGGGCCGTCGCCGACCGGTATGCGGGGAGTCTGGCGGATGTGCTGCAGCTTGCCGTCCCGCCGCGTAGCGCCCGGGCGGAGCAACGGCCTTCGCCCGAGCCGTTGCCGCCGCCCGCGGCGCCCGAGGTGGGGACCTGGGGGCGCTACGAGCGTGGGGACGCGTTTCTGGAGTCGCTGGCCTCGGGGGGTGCACCGCGCGCGGTGTGGAACGCCCTGCCCGGGCCGCAGTGGAGTGAGGAGCTGGCGCGGGCCGTTGCCGCGGCCTTGGCCTCGGGGCGGGGCGCACTGGTCGTCGTGCCGGACGGGCGAGCCGTCGCGCGGGTCGACGCCGCTCTGACCTCGGTGCTGGGGGAGGGGCGGCATGCGGTCCTGACCGCCGACGCCGGGCCCGAGAAGCGGTACCGGGAGTGGCTGGCCGTGCGGCGAGGGTCCGTGCGGGCCGTGGTCGGGACACGGGCCGCCATGTTCGCCCCGGTGCGGGACCTGGGGCTCGTCGTTCTCTGGGACGACGGCGACGACAGTCACAGCGAGCCGCATGCCCCGCAGCCGCATGCGCGTGAGGTGTTGCTGTTGCGGGCCGCCCAGGACAAGTGCGGCTTTCTGCTGGGGAGTTGGAGCTGCACGGTGGAGGCCGCGCAGCTCGTGGAGAGCGGGTGGGCGCGGCCGCTCGTCGCCTCGCGGGAGCAGGTGCGGGCCGTCGCTCCGCTGGTGCGGACCGTGGGGGACCAGGATCTCGCGCGGGACGAGGCGGCTCGGGCGGCCCGGCTGCCGACGCTCGCCTGGCAGGCCGTCAGGGAGGGCTTGCGGCACGGGCCGGTGCTCGTGCAGGTGCCGCGCCGGGGCTACGTGCCGCGGATGGCCTGCGCCAACTGCAGGGAGCCCGCGCGGTGTCGGCACTGTGCCGGGCCGTTGGAGGGGCAGGAGTCCGGGGCGGCGCTGCGGTGCGGGTGGTGTGGGCGCGAGGAGGGGGCCTGGCACTGTCCGGAGTGCGGGGGCTTCCGGTTGCGGGCGCAGGTGGTGGGGGCACGGCGTACCGCGGAGGAGTTGGGGCGGGCGTTTCCGGCTGTTCCGGTGCGGACGTCCGGGCGTGAGCATGTGCTGGACACCGTGCCGGGGGCACCGGCGCTGGTGGTGAGCACGCCGGGGGCGGAGCCGGTCGCCGAGGGCGGGTATGCGGCAGCCCTGTTGCTGGACGGGTGGGCCATGCTCGGGCGGCCGGATCTGCGAGCCGGGGAGGACGCGCTACGGCGGTGGATCGGGGCGTCGGCGCTGGTGCGGCCGCAGGAGGCCGGGGGCACGGTGGTGGTAGTCGCCGAGCCCACGCAGCGGCCTGTGCAGGCGTTGGTGCGGTGGGACCCCGTGGGGCATGCGGTCCGGGAGTTGGGGGAGCGGGCCGAGTTGGGGTTTCCGCCGGTGTCGCGGATGGCTGCGGTGTCCGGGACGGGGGACGCGCTTTCCGAGTTCCTGGCGGCCGTGGAACTGCCTGGTGAGGCTGAGGTGTTGGGGCCCGTGCCGTTGCCGGTGACGGTGGCGGGAGGACCTCGGAGGGTGGGGGCGCCACCGGTCGGGGAGCGGTGGGAGCGGGTGCTGGTGCGGGTGCCGCCGGGAAGGGGGGCGGCATTGGCGTCCGCACTCAAGTCGGCGCAGGCCACGCGGATGGCTCGGGGCGGGAATGGAGCTGAGGGGGCGGTGTGGGTGCGGATTGATCCGCCCGACATCGGGTGA
- the fmt gene encoding methionyl-tRNA formyltransferase, protein MKLVFAGTPEVAVPALDALIASGRHEVAAVVTRPDAPAGRGRRLVASPVAERAEEAGIEVLKPVKPRDPEFLERLREIAPDCCPVVAYGALLPRVALDIPAHGWVNLHFSLLPAWRGAAPVQHSIMAGDEITGASTFLIEEGLDSGPVYGTVTEEIRHTDTSGDLLTRLAFAGAGLLAATMDGIAEGTLKAVPQPSEGITVAPKITVEDARVDWAAPALRVDRLVRGCHPSPGAWTTFRGERLKLIQVQPVPERTDLAAGSLAVGKNSVHVGTGSYGVELLWVQAQGKKPMKAADWARGVRISDGETVGG, encoded by the coding sequence ATGAAGCTCGTCTTCGCCGGTACCCCCGAGGTCGCCGTTCCCGCTCTGGACGCTCTCATCGCCTCCGGGCGGCATGAGGTCGCCGCCGTCGTCACACGACCGGACGCGCCGGCCGGGCGGGGGCGCAGGCTGGTCGCGAGCCCGGTCGCGGAGCGGGCCGAGGAGGCGGGGATCGAGGTGCTGAAGCCCGTCAAGCCGCGGGATCCGGAATTCCTCGAGCGGCTTCGTGAGATCGCCCCGGACTGCTGCCCCGTCGTCGCCTACGGCGCCCTTCTGCCCCGAGTCGCCCTCGACATCCCCGCCCACGGCTGGGTCAACCTGCACTTCTCGCTGCTGCCCGCCTGGCGTGGGGCCGCTCCTGTGCAGCACTCCATCATGGCGGGGGACGAGATCACGGGCGCCTCGACGTTCCTCATCGAGGAAGGGCTCGACTCCGGGCCCGTCTACGGCACCGTCACCGAGGAGATCCGGCACACCGACACCAGCGGTGACCTGCTGACCCGGCTCGCCTTCGCCGGTGCCGGGCTGCTCGCCGCGACCATGGACGGTATCGCCGAGGGCACGCTGAAGGCGGTGCCGCAGCCGTCGGAGGGCATCACCGTCGCCCCGAAGATCACCGTCGAGGACGCGCGGGTCGACTGGGCCGCGCCTGCCCTGCGGGTGGACCGGCTCGTGCGGGGATGTCACCCCTCGCCCGGTGCCTGGACGACCTTCCGCGGCGAGCGGCTCAAGCTCATCCAGGTCCAGCCGGTGCCCGAACGGACGGATCTGGCCGCCGGGTCGCTAGCCGTCGGCAAGAACAGCGTCCACGTCGGTACCGGGTCGTACGGCGTCGAGCTGCTGTGGGTGCAGGCACAGGGGAAGAAGCCGATGAAGGCCGCGGACTGGGCACGGGGCGTCAGGATCTCGGACGGGGAGACCGTCGGCGGGTGA